The Miscanthus floridulus cultivar M001 chromosome 6, ASM1932011v1, whole genome shotgun sequence genomic interval GGAGCTTATCGCTGGCGGCGCTGCTGGTGCATTTGCAAAGACTGCGGTAGCACCACTGGAGAGGGTCAAGATCTTGTTGCAGGTCCTGAACTGCACATTCTATCAATTTCTGTATTTGTGGTGATTGTGTTCATGTTTAGCTCACCTGCTGCACATTTTCTGTTTGCTCTGTAGACAAGAACTGAAGGTTTCCAGTCCCTTGGGATCCTCCAGTCCTTGAGGAAGCTGTGGCAATACGAGGGAATTCGAGGCTTCTACAAGTGAGTGCCATGGCAGAAATGCCTCAGGCTCTTTTACTGCTGCATTAAGTATAGTGATCTGAATCCACTGTTATTATCCATGCAGAGGGAACGGTGCAAGCGTGCTTCGGATTGTTCCATATGCAGcattgcattacatgacatatgAGCAGTATAGGTGCTGGATATTGAACAATTTTGCTCCATCCATAGGTACAGGGCCTGTCGTTGATCTTTTAGCTGGCTCTGCTGCTGGTGGTACTGCCGTTTTGTGTACATACCCATTGGACTTGGCTAGGACCAAGCTGGCGTACCAGGTATTGTACTACCATGTTCACTGAtacatttttttttcattttgttcCTTTGATTGTAGTGAAGAGTCTCCATCAAAAGATGTATGGCTGGAACAACTCTCTGAGCAAATAttagttgttgtttttttttttttccgtTTTGTTCCTTGATTGTAGTGAAGAGTCTCCATCAGTAGATGTATTTCCAGAACAACTCTGAGCAAATATTAGTTGTTTACGCCATGTCTGCTTTTGATGTATTGTTAGTACCAATGTTGGCTCAAGGCTGTTAACACTAATTTCTTCACGGTTGCTCCAAGGTTTCAAATGTTGGCCAGCCTGGCAATGCTTTTGGAAATTCTGGTCAACAACAAACATATAATGGCGTAAAAGATGTCTTCAAGACTGTTTACAAGGAAGGTGGCACACGATCTTTATATCGTGGAGTAGGTATGTCTTATCCTCTCAGTCTCATTTCGTTCGCTTAGACTAGTATCGTTTATTGCTCATCAGTGTGAGGCTAGAAATTTATTCCGTTTCTTTCCAGCATTGCCATGCCAGCTAATGTTCCACACTTGCACACCTTTGTTTCTAATGTAACATGATGCTAAGTATCAATTTAGGTTGATACCAAATATGCATATTCagttctttcttggttttcctgaAAACATGATGGCACTACTGTTTGTTTAAATCCCAAGTGCTGGTTCCATAGGTGACCGGAAACACTATTTCCAGGGCTTAAACATATATTAGTTTAAcatgagttaccatatgaatatCCTGAAATTTGTAGTTTAGATTACATTACTTGAAATGTCTGTATTATTTATTTAGATTATATTATTACAACACGAGAGGAGGGTTCAAGATTCTTTTAATCAATTACAGGCCCAACTCTTATTGGTATTCTTCCATACGCTGGCTTAAAATTTTACATATACGAAGATCTGAAATCTCAAGTTCCAGAAGATTACAAGAGTTCTGTTATATTGAAGCTCTCTTGCGGAGCTTTAGCTGGTCTATTTGGACAAACCCTCACTTATCCACTGGATGTTGTCCGAAGACAAATGCAGGTACAATTCTTGTATTCCATGCATTGATAATCTGCTAAATCTCATCTGCGATGCCTACGGTTACCACTCACAAGACTCTGTCTTCAGGTTCAGAGCAAGCAGCCTCAAAATTCAAGTGATGGCCTCCGTATAAGAAGAACTTTCCAGGGTCTCTTGTTGATAATTCGGTGCCAAGGGTGGAGACAACTCTTCGCTGGTTTGAGCCTTAACTATGTCAAGGTAATACGCCAGGACAAAATTAAAGAAGACAAAATTTGAAAAATGAGAATCAGTATTGCAAAATGTGCGGCATGGAAAAATAACTTACTCTGTTGGGTTGCTCCTTGTTTTCCTTTGCTTGGTTACAATTATTACTCATGTTGTGTTGCTCCTTGTTTTCTTTTGCTTAGTTGCAATTATTAGACATCTACAACTGGGATGTTCATTTTTACAATAATGTCAGTATCTAATTTTATTTCTTGACACTTCGAACTTTTCAGGTTGTCCCTTCAGTAGCTATCGGTTTCACAACATATGACATGATGAAGACATTGCTAGGGGTTCCTCCCCGAGAGAGAGTCCATGCGTCAGGTGGTATCAAATGAAGCAATGTTGGCCATCCTTGTGTTACGACTGATGAACTGAAGAAACTCTAGGCTGTGGCACTGTTGTTCTTGTTATGAATCCTATTGATATCACCCTATGTTGCTGATGGAGAGTATTGTATATTGGTCAAATAGTTCTGTTTCTCTAACATTCGGTCGAGTTGCTTGTACCATCCATTATGCTACTTGTAATTTGTAACCATGATACAATGACGGTACCAGAGATTTCCCTACATTAACTATACAAGATTAGCAGTGCCCTTATTGGAGATTCTGGTGTTTATGTCagtatatatatcaaatgtgcctGAAGATGTTTTATACATCAAATGTTAGCAAAGACTAAGATGAAGCCTCGATGGTTTCTATCAATAGGAATCTCCAACGCTTCATTTGGTCTGAGTAGTCTTTGGGCTAACAGAATCACCTTTTTACCTTTGAGACTACTCATTGAGACCCCGAACCAACCTAAAAAAAATGGAAAATTGCTGCCTGAATTGGGCTAAATTTTGTTCAGCATTAGCAAAATTGGTTCTCACATGTTTATACAAGGCTTCACACACTCACTGTATTATCTTAACAAAAAATAAACCAATTGTTCACATAAATTAAATCAATCCACAAGGGTGACAATAATTACATCAAGTAAAATGTAGCCATTGCCCCGTCATCACAGAAGATAGTAAAAACCAATAGAGATTTTTCTTAAGAGAACACAACCGCAGACTGTACACCACCCAGGCACCCACAATCCCATGCACTCCCCATGTAATTTCCAAGTCCAAGATCACAAAACGAGAAATCCACAAGCTGGACCTGCAATCAGTTAATCTTTCTTCTTGTTGCCCGGGGAGCAGAACCTCTCAAACAGCATGGCGAAGAACCCAGCGAAATCGAGCCGCTTCTTCGGGTCATCTTTCTCCACCTCCCCCCTGTTTGTTTCTTCAGGTTTGTCTCCTTCAGCTGAagtttcagcagcagcagcagtctcAACTGGAATTTCAGTTTCAGCTTCAGCTGCTGGGGCTGTCTGCTGCAAAGCTGCGGCGACAGCCTGAATCTCTTCTACGGCTTGCGACAACAAATTAGATTCTTCAGTCTTGTCAGCAGAGGCACCCTCGTCGACGCTCTGCGCTGCCTCACCTTCTTCTGCCTTCTCTTCAGACTCGATATCTTTGGAGCCTGTTCAAGGTAAGGATGATGCAAATGTTTTACGATCAGGCTGTGGATGGGCAGGAGTCACCAATGAAATCTCCAGAAACAATGCATGTTTTACCATGTCTCCGCAGATGGAGAGCATCAGCAAGGCTCTTCACCTCGTCCTTGACCTTTTCCACCACTTCTGGGTGGCTCTTCACCTTGTCCATCACTGCACTGACCTTTTCCATCACTTCTGGGTGGCTCTTCACCTTGTCCATCACTGCACTGAAAGCATCCATGTCCTTGTTTCCCTGTTCTTCGCTTCCTTGCTCTACAATATCGACATGGATTCTTCTCAGAGAAAACAATTTGGTGTCAAGAGAGAGAAATAGAAGAAAAAAGGGGACCTAATTTAGATTGTTCATACAGAGGCATACAGAAATTTGGGTTCAATAGTTTCTTACAGGTCAGCAAATGGGGTGGGCGCAGTTGAATTCAAGCATCACCACAAGAAATACTGATAGGATTGCACTAATAATTTACGGTGACCTAGATCCACTAGTTAATTACACTTTCTCCACCTTCTAATAAATCCCTTGTTACTGTATGCATCCAGCATACCCCGATTAGTGCAGAATTATCAGTAACTCAAACGAAAAACAGTGGGGGGAAATTACCCGCTGACTGATCAATTTCGACAGGAAAGGATTCTTCTAGACAATAGACAGGATGCGAAATCCCCATACAAAAGCATGCAGACAAAACGGTGAAAGAAACGAAGAAAGAGCAAAACCTGCGAGCCTAGGTATTGGCTGAATCGAAACTTACAGAGTGAAGAAGAGACCCTTACAAGCTGAACCGGACTGTAGATTTGTTGAAGGACAGTGAAGTAATAAGCAAATAAGTGGGGAAAGCTTAGCTGACGAAAACTGAGAGGGGAAGTGCCTTTCAGTGTGAAGCTTTAGAACCGTGGGGTATATGGCTCTAACTGAGCCCCTTGATATGGGCTAATGACAAATGTGAAGCTAATGTTTTATTATGTATTATATACACAGATAAAGCTTAACTGGAGCACCATGCATAATAATACTACTACATGGTAGGACAGTGCAGGAGAGTGACAGCGAAATGGACGCAGGCAAACTGCAGGCATTCATAGTGGTTGGTCGAGGATGATCCTGCATCGTGGCTTGCACGGCGTAGCAGCCTGTGTCATACAGAGTGTCACTTGCTCCAGCTGGGTCAATCAAACCCTACTTTATTTTTTCTCAAACAGTGCTTTAATTTTATTCCCTATACTTGCTAGCATTGATCCTGGAAGCGATATATACTAGGAAATAACAGTTGGATTCTTTGTTGTCTAGCTTTAGTTTGTGAATTCTGGCTGGACAAATGGCGTTGGATTATGGGATTTGGTTTGTCTGGTACGCATGTATTTAGGGTCAACTAATGACGATCTGGCACATGCAGGTCCACTAAGAGGACAAAGGAACATATGCTTGAGCTGTAACTGTCTGTCCAAAAAAAATCAGATAATTGCTGTATTCATCTCACAATGATCTCTGATTGGATGGTTTCTTTGCTTCATCTTTTTTAAGATTAGGAATGGttcatggcaaaaaaaaaagtctAGAAAATGGTATCTGGTACACCTTCAATCAGACAATCACACATGGCCAACATCCTAACAGAATCATTGTGTACAGAAAGCTGCTTTTACTTGGAAGTAAAGTTAAGAAAGCCTATAGGCCAGGAGACATAATCCAAGGAGGGGTAGTCTGCTTCAAAAAATGAAATATGAAATGTTCACTAAGCACAAGGCATTTTTTTTGTACCACTTTCCAACTTTTATTTACCCTGATAATTACATTGTTTAGCACATCATCTAGAATATGGCTTGGCATCATTAGAGAAAAGTTGGCTTATTTTCAACATCATGTGTGATTTTTCTTCAAAAGGACGTCAGAAGCTTTGCCGCAAGTTTTATTAGAAGGATAGATAATAAAGCACAAGTCCTCGCCTAGTTTTTTTTAGTGAAAACCAAATCCAAAGAAAACCACATGACTATGGTACAATCACCAAACACTCCGGTACCAAGACCTACCCAAACAAACATCATGTGTGATATTTGTGTTGCAGAAGTGCAGATGGTTTGTTTCACTGTCATGATACAACTCGACCTACTCCAATATCATGACTGAAATCAAATCGACCCTTCTCCATGCGCCATGTGTTACATCACTGCTTTCTTAATCGCATAGCTCGTGGGTACTTAATCTAAAAAAAGAATCATATCCGAGAAGGATAGCTCACCTAATTAGGAGAACAGGTTCCAATTGCTTAATAGTCCAGATGCATCCATGTTCAGATAACATTTAGAGTGGCATCCTAAGTATGTTACGATAAACATTGGTCTTTGTTTTCTAATTACATATATACAGTGTATAATCGCAGTTTATTGCAGAAGTGTTACTTATGGTCATATGGATGCCCATACCAAAGAAAACATTTTTCGGTGGaatgtagagattgattgacttTACAATTTTATGATCTAATTTGGACCATGAAAAGAAATATCAAATGCAAGTATTTTTTTATGGAACAGGAGGGGTTTTACCCCCTACTGGATTTTGTTGAGTCTAGGATCTCCCGCACGGGTAAGCCGACCGGTCACTAGGTGAGCCGACCGGTCACCAGCGTTCTCACACACACTATGGTTGAATGTAGAAGAAGGGAGAGAGAACAgaacacacacacagcacaagcaccagcgttggccggagctctgcagaggagatggtaaAACCGAACTCGCTCTTTTTAGTGAGTTACAGTGGAAAGCTAtaaatacaactctacccatctaatcttagtacacagacatgctaggctgtcatgctgctacagtgactagatgtaacagtagggctgactttggcgtctgCCCTTGCTATGGCTACAGTACGGCAAGTGAGTCTTTCGACACTTGCCCTTGCcacggctacagtgcagcagcagggagccCTTTCGGCGTTTGCCCCTGCTGCGCGTTCAGACatggagagcagcagattactttataattcttcccctaatcctgttgctaaccctagaacctccaccatgtcgatcatcttcttcagttccgtgaaccgaagacggccgagcgaCTTGGTGAGGACATCTGCGAGTTGccaaccagtttcgacgaactcgatgacaatctgccctccatcaacacagtctctgagaaagtggaacttgatgtcgatgtgcttgctctgaTCATGGAGAACCAAATtgttcgcgagggcgatggcgggctggttgtccaccattagtgctggtgggtgagcttccacaccggtcagctagcgcagccacacagcttggcacgccgctgtggccgccgccatgTACTCTGCATCGCACGTGGACAGCGCCATCACCTTCTGTTTacgacagccatgagattggagccgacccgaggaagacgagcatgccagaggtgctccgccatCTGTTGATGTCTCCCGCCatatctgcatcgctgaacacagtgagctacagccCACTTCCGCCgatcttggggaagatgatcccctgatACACCGTTCTCTTGACGTAGCGTAGTAGCTGCTTCACCgtggcccagtgatcctctcggggatccttcATAAAGCGGCTGACGTaacccacggcgaacgcaatgtccagccttgtgtggattaggtagcgcagaccgccgacgatgctccggtagattgttgcatctaccttcgccacggtactggccttcgtcagcttcagctgctcctccatcggagtcatgcatggcttgcacttagccatgctgctctgctccaacagcttcgaggcatacgcgctctgaccgagtgtGAGtgtctccttcccctgtctcacctcgatgccgaggtagtaggagagcgcaccgagatcgctcattcaaaaatgagccaccatctcacgcttgaagctgtcaatgtcctccgcacgcgccccggtgatgatcaagtggtcCACATACACACCaatgatgagctcctccttcccccatcaccGCGTATAGAGCGTGTCCTCGGTCGCGCAccgtgtgaacccaagctcgcccagcgtggcataAAGCTTAGCGTTTTATGCTCACGAGGCCTGCcatagcccatagagcgccttgcgtagtcggagcaccTTGTGATCCGCTCTCTTGACAATGAAACCCAGAGGTTGCGTGACCAAGACCGTCTCCACCAGCTCatcattgaggaaggccgattttacgtcCAGGTAATGTACGCGCCAGTCCTTCGCTACTGCCAAAGCTAACAacagtcggatagactccatgcgtgctaccgacgcaaagacttcctcgaagtcgatgcccttgcGCTGGACAAAACCTTGGGAGATGAGACGCGCCTTGTCCTTGACAATGGCACCATGCTCgttccgcttgaccttgtacacccacttcaggctgatcggacggcatcctgaaggtggatcgatgagcccccaagtcttgttttcctcgatcgccttcatctcctccagcatcgcccatggccaatttgcatcgcgcttggccagcgcgaacgtgggtggttcctctacactaaggagaagcagctctaggtcattgagcagccaaccCACCAGGCCTGAGAACCCTAtgccgccgacgatgtcgtccagcctgtggaACCACACCTCTTCACCATCATGGAAAGCATCCACGAACTCtatgatgtcgcttggaggtgacgCAAACTCGATCGAcgtcgatggagtcccctgttcCACTAGAGTGGTCGGCACAACACCTAAAGTGCTTGGCACCCTAGCTACAGCGCTTGTCACTACTCTTGGAGTGGTTGGCTCCAgtgtaggagtgcttggcaccagtcttggagtggtcggcatcactgcaagacctcttggctccgctaCGGGAGCGTTCGTCACTCATCCTTGAGTGGTCAGCACCACTGTAGGAAtgctcggcaccactcctagagtgctcggcacccctctcggagtgcttggcaccgccctaggagtgctcggctctattgctagagtggtcggcacctcctctccagtgTATCCACCgccatggatgaccaagtgctcgacgacgaaggtgctggtgaagccgctagcttcccccATGCCCGAATTGTCCCAATCCTAGGtcgccttctcatcgaacacgatGTCGCGTGAGACAACCACCTTACCTCCATgtggtcatagagccggtacgccttggtaccttgctcgtagcctaggagcaccatcggtgtgctcttgTCCTCTAGCTTAGTGAGGACCAACTTTGTCTTCCTGATGTGGCCGATGCTgccgaatgtccagaggaagaacacgctcggcttgcgcccacaccaagcttcgaacgacgtcACGACCTCTAGGGCCTTTGTGgacgcgcggttgaggatgaacaccgctgtggtcaccgtctcaccctagaaccttgccggcatgttcttggccttcatcatgaaaCGAGCCataccgaccaccgtctggttctgccgctccaccacgccattctactGTGGCGCATAcgacgcggtgtggtgtcgcaccacaccctaatcaATGCAGTACATAGAGAACTCTACCAAAGTGAATTTGCTGTCATGATTAGTCCGCGGCACGCGCAGGTTCTTGCCGCTCTCCACCTCTGCgcgcgtcttgaacttcttgatcgcctccgccgcctcgtccttgctcgtcaggagttgcagccacatatagcgactgtaatcttccatgagcaggaggaagtactgttaaccaccgtttgtggctggcgtgattggcccatagagatcatcgtggatgagctcgagagcgtccgccGCACAATagttggccgcctttgggaacggcAATCTCCTttgcttcccggccaggcagttgtcacatagctcgcctgcatgtgacgtcgccatcaggagagtggcctcatcatgcTCATCAGCTTGCGCTAAATGAGCATCAACCTTTTTTCTgttgcttgcgatttgggcacgcCTTTGCCCATTGGTCCGTCTTCCCGTAGCGCTGACAGGCGTTGGggtcaaccttcttcttcttctctgaagaagccttgccgcggcgcttgccatcgccaccacggctggaggaggcttccccggacttcttccgggcagcccactcctcctctgtcagtagCAGCTTGCTGCTGTTCGTCGTTGCtatggcctgctccatgcgctcgtccaccgcccgtagacggcctgtcacatcctcaatggtgagggtggataagtccagcatcgtctctatggagagagcgatctggatgtacttcactggcacggagtggaggtacttggagaccgcctcttcttcgtcgatggtgacgccgtggctcctcagcttgctgatgagcgactgtaGACGGagagagaagtcctccaccgactcaccatccttgaacttgaggttggcgtactcctgtttCAGCAGCTGGGCTGTCGCCTTCTTTACGCGTTTGGAGCCGACGcacatcgctgcaatggcctcccacgtctccttagcagagttcttcgcccccaacggctccttgTACTCCGCTGGcatagcagcgaggatagcctccaacactgacatgttatcttcttcattgtcggtgtccttgtcaatggcattccagagctgtcgggctctgagcttgaccttcatggtcaccatcCACTCGTCATAGTTGGTGCAAGTCAGCATCGGTCAACTGGTGCcgttgacctcccgcaccgtgcgcacgACGACCTTCTGTCATGGCTGGACAATCACAGCAGCGCCGCTACTGTTGCCCATCTCCAAACTGTCCGTCATCGCcggcggttagtccggcgacggcgcttgtacggctttgataccatttGTTGGGTCCGGGATCTCCCGCATAGGTAAGCCGACCGGTCACTGGGTGAGCCGACCGGTCACTAGCGTTCTCgcacacactatggctggaggtagaagaagggagggagaacaaagcgcgcgcacacacagcacaagcatcagcgttggccggagctctgtagaggagatggtaaaactgaactcgttctctttactgagttgcagtgggaagctataaatacaactctacccatatAATCCTAATACACAGACATGCTAGGCTATCATACTGCTACAGTAACTGAATGTGACAGCAAAACTGACTTTGacgtctgcccctgctgtggctacagtgcggcaggggagcctttcggcacCTTCCCCTGCTGCGGCAACAGTGCAGCACTAGGGAGCCCTTTCGACGCCTGCCAGCAGATTACAGATTTTATCAAATGCAAACGTTGAACTGCACTAACAAAAAAAATGCAGACAAAAGTTACTTTTCCTGAAGCAAAACATCACGAGGACCGTGTGATCAACTCAATGCAAGAAGATTGATGGAATGTTGCAATTTGCAGCCTCTTTTTTTTATTATCTTTGAAGCCACTCTAAATGAGTGCAGCTTACCTAGTTCCTTTGAACGGCTGGCGTCGGAGTGACTTCCGAGTTCTTCTTTCGCTTTCTCAAGGAGGCCTGAGCCCTTGTGCAAGATCGTTTCAATGCCTGACTTCACATCCCCTTGAAGCTTCTCAGTCGCCGTTTCGGCATCTATAGATTAATCCCAAAGGTCAGGgagtagg includes:
- the LOC136458388 gene encoding mitochondrial carrier protein CoAc1-like yields the protein MVSSQESTFSSTSAAAQVNASALDLLPVYAKELIAGGAAGAFAKTAVAPLERVKILLQTRTEGFQSLGILQSLRKLWQYEGIRGFYKGNGASVLRIVPYAALHYMTYEQYRCWILNNFAPSIGTGPVVDLLAGSAAGGTAVLCTYPLDLARTKLAYQVSNVGQPGNAFGNSGQQQTYNGVKDVFKTVYKEGGTRSLYRGVGPTLIGILPYAGLKFYIYEDLKSQVPEDYKSSVILKLSCGALAGLFGQTLTYPLDVVRRQMQVQSKQPQNSSDGLRIRRTFQGLLLIIRCQGWRQLFAGLSLNYVKVVPSVAIGFTTYDMMKTLLGVPPRERVHASGGIK
- the LOC136458389 gene encoding DEK domain-containing chromatin-associated protein 4-like — its product is MFFQRKNSKKVKDSEGSQKKGKDGRRGKNDLFDRAKGGLDALAGSLQSAKNDAETATEKLQGDVKSGIETILHKGSGLLEKAKEELGSHSDASRSKELEQGSEEQGNKDMDAFSAVMDKVKSHPEVMEKVSAVMDKVKSHPEVVEKVKDEVKSLADALHLRRHGSKDIESEEKAEEGEAAQSVDEGASADKTEESNLLSQAVEEIQAVAAALQQTAPAAEAETEIPVETAAAAETSAEGDKPEETNRGEVEKDDPKKRLDFAGFFAMLFERFCSPGNKKKD